In Deltaproteobacteria bacterium, one genomic interval encodes:
- a CDS encoding ferredoxin family protein, translating into MPRVEVNEQACTGCGVCVETCPTDVLRLDPREKAFAAYSADCQGCFVCQWDCAYGAIRVVVNG; encoded by the coding sequence ATGCCGCGCGTTGAAGTGAACGAACAGGCGTGCACGGGCTGCGGCGTGTGCGTTGAGACCTGCCCCACCGACGTCCTGCGCCTCGACCCGCGGGAAAAGGCCTTCGCGGCCTACTCCGCGGACTGCCAGGGCTGTTTCGTGTGCCAGTGGGACTGCGCCTACGGGGCCATCCGCGTCGTGGTGAACGGATAG
- a CDS encoding AMP-binding protein — protein sequence MSDQHTALREAVSRYMPLKTAADFCDDNARRVNSREALVDARRRLTWGQVAELSDALALALLDLGLERDGRVLIQMPNSAELLLARLACEKAGLRLVTVAPSLRRAEMESIMGFTRPEVAIIPATYRGFNHAGLLDQVRVPELRHVLAAWDEVPDGCLPLEAVLSRPVTDEGRRRLAGTRYGVEDVCQLATTSGSTGTPKCAAVPLYTRLLTAWLHLQRFRVGADDTLCAVTAIISGVADGLVYNGVCESGARVVLRDHFDPRATCETVARERVNVLPMVPTMISRLLSLPDLDNHDFSSLRIIVSHGSSLPHGLGHAAEARLGCRIMQGYGSVDCGGLCATSWDDPPDVRIGSVGRPLEGNEMRIMDADGHEVPRGETGRLWVRGLPSDARFLDNPDLNARRRPDGFLDLEEWGRMDDAGNIYLMGRDQDLIIRGGQNIFPADIENLLARHPKVREVAVVGYDDREMGERIAACVIAEGGASLTLDEVTGFLLDEGLAPFKRPDRLELMEEFPKVASGDKVDKRTLRERVRLS from the coding sequence ATGTCGGACCAGCATACGGCTCTGCGGGAGGCGGTCTCGCGCTACATGCCGCTCAAGACCGCGGCCGACTTCTGCGACGACAACGCGCGCCGCGTCAACTCCAGGGAGGCGCTGGTGGACGCGCGCCGGCGTCTCACCTGGGGCCAGGTGGCGGAGCTTTCCGACGCCCTGGCGCTGGCCCTGCTCGACCTCGGCCTGGAGCGCGACGGCCGTGTTCTTATCCAGATGCCCAACTCGGCGGAACTCCTACTGGCGCGGCTGGCGTGCGAGAAGGCCGGGCTCCGGCTCGTGACGGTGGCACCCAGCCTGCGGCGCGCGGAGATGGAATCCATCATGGGCTTCACCCGCCCCGAGGTCGCCATCATCCCCGCCACCTACCGGGGCTTCAACCATGCCGGGCTTCTCGACCAGGTGCGAGTGCCGGAGCTGCGCCATGTGCTGGCAGCGTGGGACGAGGTGCCCGACGGATGCCTGCCGCTGGAGGCGGTTCTTTCCCGACCGGTGACGGACGAGGGCAGGCGGCGCCTCGCCGGCACGCGCTACGGGGTCGAGGACGTGTGCCAGCTCGCCACCACCAGCGGCTCCACCGGCACGCCCAAGTGCGCGGCGGTGCCGCTCTACACGCGCCTTTTGACCGCCTGGCTCCACCTCCAGCGGTTCCGGGTCGGCGCGGACGACACCCTGTGCGCGGTCACGGCGATCATATCGGGGGTGGCGGACGGGCTGGTGTACAACGGGGTCTGCGAGTCCGGCGCGCGGGTGGTGCTGCGGGACCACTTCGACCCCCGCGCTACCTGCGAGACGGTGGCGCGGGAGCGGGTGAACGTCCTGCCCATGGTTCCCACGATGATCTCCCGGCTGCTGTCCCTGCCCGACCTGGACAACCACGACTTCAGCTCCCTGCGCATCATCGTCAGCCACGGCTCCTCGCTGCCCCACGGACTCGGGCACGCGGCCGAGGCGCGGCTTGGCTGCCGCATCATGCAAGGCTACGGCAGCGTGGACTGCGGCGGCCTGTGCGCCACCTCATGGGACGATCCTCCCGACGTCCGCATCGGCTCCGTGGGCCGGCCTCTCGAAGGCAACGAAATGCGCATCATGGACGCGGACGGCCACGAGGTTCCGAGAGGCGAGACCGGCCGCCTGTGGGTCCGGGGGCTGCCCTCGGACGCGCGCTTCCTCGACAACCCCGACCTCAACGCGCGCCGGCGCCCCGACGGTTTCCTGGACCTGGAGGAGTGGGGCCGCATGGACGACGCCGGCAACATCTACCTCATGGGTCGGGACCAGGACCTCATCATCCGCGGCGGACAGAACATCTTCCCGGCCGACATCGAGAACCTGCTGGCCCGTCATCCCAAGGTGCGCGAGGTGGCAGTCGTGGGCTACGACGACCGGGAGATGGGAGAACGCATCGCGGCATGCGTCATTGCGGAGGGCGGTGCCTCATTGACCCTGGACGAAGTGACCGGGTTCCTGCTGGACGAAGGGCTGGCCCCCTTCAAGCGCCCCGACAGGCTGGAACTGATGGAAGAGTTCCCAAAGGTCGCGTCGGGCGACAAGGTGGACAAGCGGACGCTGAGGGAACGAGTGAGACTCTCCTAA